Proteins encoded in a region of the Kosmotoga arenicorallina S304 genome:
- a CDS encoding complex I subunit 5 family protein produces MEAFVNVLSFMVIIPLITALMDSGTNWKVARWLNIITCSYLLVSSFILWGYLPLTTGLDGEGVFSLDGLSYFALLFANILGLAFSIYLLKSEKLKFHVYFIMTMSFVNGALMTQNAIAFLIFWGLAGLMLYLFALSFKNAFGVAKKTLIISGISDSLLIFAFFLLGYSNTNLIGSSNGEFDPWKITALSFIALASFAKAGAFPLHTWIPEYCEKAPVESAFILPASLDKILGIYLLARLFLEHSVMPQNLRIVIAGIGAFTIIIAVMMALIQHNARKLLGYHAVSQVGYMVLGIATGNPVGIIGGLLHTVNHSIYKSGLFMAAGNVESSAGTVELAELGGMARRTPLTFSGMLVCSLSISGIPLTNGFVSKWLVYQGVLIAMAQSLYGYRILYALFLIMALFGSALTLASFMKLNYSIFLGKTTEKTKNTREASSAKLTALLINASLCLLIGIGWKFFPLPLIEKSLGMNFESSAGFLSATQLLGLIVLSFVFGAMIYFIFRKVRVDDAFVGGQKDTMKFRVSGTGFFNDIRNMKPLKAIYNGAEKGYFDVYAQLKAGIKAAVAPLKLLHTGELSFYSVWVVIGFLAFLLIFLRGG; encoded by the coding sequence ATGGAAGCTTTTGTGAATGTTCTATCTTTTATGGTCATCATACCACTGATAACAGCACTTATGGACAGTGGCACAAACTGGAAAGTTGCGAGATGGCTTAATATCATTACCTGTTCATACCTTTTGGTTTCTTCCTTTATCCTTTGGGGCTATCTGCCTCTTACGACTGGATTGGATGGTGAAGGGGTCTTTTCCCTTGATGGTCTTTCTTATTTTGCATTGCTTTTTGCCAATATACTGGGCCTTGCATTTTCTATTTACCTCTTAAAAAGCGAAAAACTCAAATTCCACGTATATTTCATAATGACTATGTCTTTTGTCAATGGGGCCTTGATGACACAAAATGCAATTGCTTTTCTGATATTCTGGGGCCTTGCAGGTTTGATGCTTTATCTCTTTGCACTTTCTTTTAAAAATGCCTTCGGCGTTGCTAAAAAAACGCTCATTATATCCGGAATATCTGATTCGCTATTAATTTTTGCGTTTTTCCTTTTAGGATATTCAAATACCAATTTGATTGGTTCCTCAAATGGAGAGTTCGACCCATGGAAGATTACGGCTTTGAGCTTTATTGCGCTGGCTTCTTTCGCGAAGGCGGGAGCTTTTCCATTGCACACATGGATACCCGAATACTGCGAAAAAGCACCTGTTGAATCTGCCTTTATTCTTCCCGCTTCTCTGGATAAGATCCTCGGGATCTATTTGCTTGCGAGATTGTTCCTGGAACACAGCGTCATGCCACAAAATTTGAGAATTGTCATAGCGGGTATAGGAGCCTTTACCATAATCATAGCTGTCATGATGGCTTTGATTCAGCACAATGCACGTAAGCTTCTTGGCTATCATGCAGTGAGTCAGGTAGGTTACATGGTGCTTGGTATAGCTACCGGAAACCCTGTTGGAATAATTGGCGGATTACTGCATACTGTAAATCACTCAATTTATAAGTCGGGATTGTTCATGGCTGCTGGAAATGTGGAAAGCTCGGCAGGTACAGTTGAATTAGCTGAACTTGGCGGAATGGCAAGACGAACACCGCTAACTTTTTCAGGCATGCTGGTTTGTTCACTCTCTATTTCTGGGATACCGCTGACAAATGGTTTTGTATCAAAATGGCTTGTTTATCAGGGAGTTTTGATAGCAATGGCTCAAAGCCTTTATGGCTATAGAATACTGTACGCACTCTTTCTCATAATGGCCCTTTTTGGAAGTGCGCTAACCTTGGCAAGTTTCATGAAACTGAATTATTCTATCTTCCTTGGGAAAACCACAGAGAAAACTAAAAATACCAGGGAAGCTTCTTCAGCAAAATTGACCGCCTTGCTAATAAACGCTTCCCTGTGTTTGCTTATAGGTATAGGCTGGAAGTTTTTCCCATTGCCACTGATTGAGAAGAGCCTTGGTATGAATTTTGAAAGTAGTGCAGGCTTTCTTTCGGCGACACAGCTTTTAGGTTTGATTGTTTTATCTTTTGTCTTTGGTGCTATGATATATTTCATCTTCCGAAAAGTGAGAGTAGACGATGCTTTTGTCGGAGGGCAAAAGGATACTATGAAATTCAGGGTCTCAGGCACAGGTTTTTTTAACGATATACGAAATATGAAACCATTAAAGGCCATTTACAATGGTGCTGAGAAAGGGTATTTTGATGTTTATGCACAGCTTAAGGCAGGGATAAAAGCTGCTGTTGCACCATTGAAATTGCTTCATACAGGCGAATTGTCTTTTTACAGTGTATGGGTTGTGATTGGGTTCTTAGCTTTTCTCTTAATATTCCTGAGGGGTGGTTGA
- a CDS encoding hydrogenase large subunit, whose protein sequence is MSEDFNLPVGPFHPLLEEAEYFKIALDGETVKEIEMETGWMHRAIEKLSESNTFDQTIFLVERICGICSASHPFACVNALEDIGEVEIPLRARYIRSLIGELERVHSHLLWLGLAGHFIGYDTLWMWAWKYREPVLEVIELITGNRNHYGIFRVGGVRKDYDTSLNARVNEVMDMLEKKLSMVTKAAMDDPVLKSRLCGVGVLTKEDAINYCAVGPTARASGVAIDVRKDEPYAAYDLLDFDIIVREEGDVFAKTVVRILEMFESIKMIRQIIERLRKVPGPIFNDIAEIPAGEGIGRHEAPRGEVFHYIRSDGSNRPVRHKIRAPSYVNIPTYEVSCPGLNLSDVMITLASVDPCYCCTERSVKLFDKKGREIAQNLLELSQRKTDKLIDELGESELWKLL, encoded by the coding sequence ATGAGTGAAGATTTCAATTTACCGGTTGGTCCCTTTCACCCTCTTTTGGAGGAAGCTGAATACTTCAAGATAGCTCTTGATGGAGAGACAGTGAAAGAAATCGAAATGGAAACCGGATGGATGCATAGAGCTATTGAAAAACTTTCCGAGAGCAACACTTTTGACCAGACAATATTTCTTGTTGAAAGGATTTGCGGCATTTGCTCTGCGTCGCACCCTTTTGCCTGTGTGAATGCACTGGAAGATATTGGTGAAGTAGAAATCCCTTTGAGGGCAAGGTATATAAGATCTTTGATAGGAGAGCTCGAACGCGTCCACAGCCATTTGCTATGGCTTGGTCTTGCAGGGCATTTTATTGGTTACGATACACTCTGGATGTGGGCATGGAAATACAGAGAACCCGTTCTTGAAGTCATCGAGCTAATTACCGGAAACAGGAATCATTATGGAATTTTTCGTGTTGGTGGAGTTCGAAAAGACTATGATACATCTTTGAATGCACGGGTCAACGAGGTTATGGACATGCTCGAAAAGAAGTTGAGTATGGTTACAAAAGCAGCTATGGATGATCCGGTGCTTAAAAGCAGGTTATGTGGTGTTGGTGTTTTAACAAAGGAAGATGCAATCAACTATTGTGCGGTTGGACCCACAGCCAGAGCATCCGGAGTTGCCATTGATGTGAGGAAAGACGAGCCATATGCGGCTTACGATTTGCTGGATTTTGACATAATTGTCCGTGAAGAGGGCGATGTTTTTGCCAAAACGGTTGTAAGAATACTCGAGATGTTTGAAAGCATAAAAATGATAAGACAGATCATTGAACGCTTGAGAAAAGTTCCAGGGCCGATATTTAATGATATTGCTGAAATACCTGCTGGCGAAGGAATTGGCAGACATGAAGCTCCAAGAGGTGAAGTGTTTCATTACATACGCTCAGATGGATCAAACCGTCCTGTCAGGCATAAAATAAGAGCTCCGAGCTATGTTAATATTCCAACTTACGAAGTCAGCTGTCCGGGATTGAACCTCTCCGATGTGATGATAACGCTGGCATCGGTTGATCCCTGTTATTGTTGTACGGAGAGATCTGTAAAGCTTTTTGACAAAAAAGGCAGGGAAATTGCCCAGAATTTACTTGAACTGTCGCAAAGGAAAACCGATAAACTCATTGATGAGTTAGGGGAGAGCGAATTATGGAAGCTTTTGTGA
- a CDS encoding NADH-quinone oxidoreductase subunit C, with protein sequence MNPEESKNDILNRLREKIKILLSKKKRIYFKVMPEDIVEVAEYLFRKGLRLSTISAIENYEGFELVYHFSDDRSGTYYCPKVFVPLDSPEVPSISNNIAGAKWIEREIGDLFGVVFIDHPVPKPLLLENNPKIPKNPLRVKRREHE encoded by the coding sequence ATGAATCCTGAGGAGAGCAAGAATGATATATTGAATAGGCTCAGGGAGAAAATCAAAATACTTCTTTCCAAAAAGAAGCGTATCTATTTTAAAGTAATGCCTGAAGACATCGTTGAAGTAGCAGAATATCTTTTTAGGAAGGGACTAAGGCTTTCAACAATTTCTGCTATTGAGAACTACGAAGGATTCGAACTTGTTTACCACTTTTCAGATGATAGAAGTGGAACATATTACTGCCCGAAAGTATTTGTACCTCTTGATAGTCCGGAAGTCCCTTCAATTTCGAACAATATAGCCGGCGCAAAATGGATTGAAAGGGAAATTGGAGACCTTTTTGGAGTTGTTTTCATAGATCATCCTGTGCCTAAACCGTTGCTTCTTGAGAATAACCCGAAAATTCCAAAGAATCCACTTAGAGTAAAGAGGCGAGAGCATGAGTGA
- a CDS encoding NADH-quinone oxidoreductase subunit B family protein, whose product MGVYNRILKKSLWVFHMSASPCNNCDIEVLDLLTPGYDLERFGIKLVGSIRHADVLLITGVGGCKVAERVVRVYNQAPKPVFVVAVGTCPIGGATFKDSYSRCGPLDELIPVNLYIPGCPPKPETMIEGLLKLLGRLE is encoded by the coding sequence ATGGGTGTATATAACAGGATTTTGAAAAAGTCTTTATGGGTATTTCACATGAGCGCTTCTCCCTGTAATAACTGTGATATAGAGGTGCTTGATTTATTGACACCTGGCTATGATCTGGAACGCTTTGGAATAAAGCTCGTTGGCTCGATAAGACATGCCGATGTGCTTTTAATAACAGGTGTGGGAGGATGTAAAGTCGCCGAAAGGGTTGTCAGGGTTTATAATCAAGCGCCAAAACCTGTTTTTGTTGTAGCTGTGGGAACTTGCCCAATCGGCGGTGCAACATTCAAAGATAGTTACTCGCGATGTGGACCACTGGATGAGCTTATTCCTGTAAATCTTTATATTCCCGGGTGCCCTCCAAAGCCAGAAACAATGATAGAGGGGTTGTTAAAGTTACTGGGGAGGTTAGAGTGA
- a CDS encoding complex I subunit 1 family protein translates to MIAIYTLLFPGLVFTAFCGMIAWWIERKLSALFQHRVGPPWYQNFIDFFKLLGKESIVPADSAGIMYSISPLIAFASVVAFATILGSAVFLKLEIAGDLILLLYLSSLVSTGIFLGASASANVYAAIGASREIKMLLADELVFVMVVLVPVVKSGFSFRLEAVLNTSAITSLSGVIAYILGLMCIQAKLALQPFDLPEAETELAGGVEIEYSGVLLGIWKLTKAMEFFIYPLFLSVLFFGIGKGLVGILLSVLFYLITLIILVIMKNVNPRVTIDKMLNFFWKVLSPLALIALVLALFGG, encoded by the coding sequence TTGATAGCCATATATACTCTTTTATTTCCCGGGCTTGTTTTTACGGCATTTTGCGGGATGATAGCATGGTGGATAGAAAGAAAGCTAAGCGCCCTCTTCCAGCACAGGGTAGGACCACCCTGGTATCAGAATTTCATTGACTTTTTCAAACTGCTTGGCAAAGAAAGTATAGTTCCAGCTGATTCGGCAGGCATTATGTACTCAATTTCTCCGTTAATTGCTTTTGCCTCGGTTGTAGCCTTTGCTACGATTCTGGGAAGTGCTGTTTTTCTAAAGCTTGAAATTGCTGGAGATTTGATTTTGTTGCTTTATCTAAGCTCTCTGGTTTCCACGGGGATTTTTCTTGGAGCTTCCGCTTCTGCTAACGTTTATGCCGCAATAGGTGCTTCCAGAGAGATAAAGATGCTTCTTGCCGATGAGCTGGTTTTTGTTATGGTGGTACTTGTACCTGTTGTAAAATCAGGATTTTCATTCAGACTTGAAGCAGTGTTGAATACTTCTGCCATTACTTCTCTTTCCGGTGTAATTGCATATATTCTCGGGTTAATGTGCATCCAGGCAAAGCTTGCTTTACAGCCATTTGACTTGCCTGAAGCCGAAACGGAGCTTGCTGGCGGTGTTGAAATAGAGTATTCAGGTGTTTTACTCGGAATATGGAAACTAACCAAAGCTATGGAATTCTTCATATACCCCTTGTTTTTAAGCGTTCTCTTTTTCGGCATAGGCAAGGGATTAGTTGGAATACTCTTAAGCGTTCTTTTTTACCTTATAACATTGATAATTTTGGTAATAATGAAAAATGTAAATCCGAGGGTGACCATAGACAAAATGTTGAACTTTTTCTGGAAGGTTTTATCACCATTAGCATTGATCGCACTCGTTCTCGCCCTTTTCGGAGGTTGA
- a CDS encoding 4Fe-4S dicluster domain-containing protein: MKRLLIDIEKLLSEPAQHIQCEYLYHSKNNGLLPLVEIAEFALYCRQCPEAHCVKACPRDALKRLPDGTVKRANLLCVGCKSCVLACPFGTLFPETINFVADHCDYCVSQRMKNQEYIPLCVKTSKNGEISLVELDEEDPSSGLYFVGKYLAVKTHHWRYKEGKVL, from the coding sequence ATGAAAAGATTATTGATAGACATTGAAAAACTCCTATCAGAACCTGCTCAGCACATCCAATGCGAATATCTGTATCATAGCAAAAATAATGGTTTGCTTCCTCTTGTAGAAATTGCAGAGTTTGCGTTGTATTGTCGCCAATGCCCGGAAGCTCATTGTGTCAAAGCCTGCCCACGCGACGCATTAAAAAGACTACCGGACGGTACTGTTAAAAGGGCTAATCTTCTTTGCGTTGGTTGCAAATCATGTGTTCTGGCATGTCCTTTCGGTACTCTTTTTCCCGAAACAATTAACTTTGTAGCTGACCACTGTGATTATTGCGTTTCGCAAAGAATGAAAAATCAGGAATATATACCTCTCTGCGTAAAAACTTCTAAAAACGGAGAAATTTCTTTGGTGGAACTAGATGAAGAAGATCCTTCCAGCGGGTTGTATTTTGTAGGCAAGTACCTGGCTGTTAAAACCCATCACTGGAGATATAAGGAGGGGAAGGTTCTTTGA
- a CDS encoding FAD/NAD(P)-binding protein, whose translation MVNAFESIRTKLVKVITESPTIKTFVLDCGGDFEFKTGQFVEVGLPGVGEGPFTPSCSHYTKNPIEITIMKTGYMTEKIHRITEGSEVILRGPYGNGYPLEKFEGKHVLIVGGGVGLAPLRSLFLTLVHDIERYKGITVCFGARSPEDLIYKEQLKEWAKIRGVKLHLSVDKVPKGQKWSGNVGVVTTLLKPLEFDVENTVAAVCGPPIMMKFTSLSLLEKGIKPSNLYLSMESKMYCGVGLCRHCTIEHYFVCKDGPVFTYDQFENPEAIWA comes from the coding sequence GTGGTGAATGCATTTGAATCGATACGCACAAAATTGGTGAAAGTAATTACCGAATCCCCGACAATCAAAACCTTTGTTCTTGATTGTGGAGGCGATTTTGAATTCAAGACCGGACAATTTGTTGAAGTTGGATTACCCGGGGTAGGTGAAGGGCCCTTCACGCCATCTTGCTCACATTACACAAAAAATCCCATAGAAATAACGATAATGAAGACAGGTTATATGACGGAAAAAATACACAGAATCACTGAAGGCTCGGAGGTGATTTTAAGAGGGCCTTATGGAAACGGTTATCCTCTCGAAAAATTTGAAGGGAAACATGTTTTGATCGTGGGTGGAGGTGTTGGCCTTGCTCCATTGAGGTCTCTGTTCCTCACTCTTGTGCATGATATTGAGCGTTATAAAGGGATCACGGTCTGTTTTGGGGCAAGGTCCCCAGAAGATCTCATATACAAAGAGCAATTGAAAGAGTGGGCAAAGATCAGGGGAGTAAAACTGCATTTATCTGTGGACAAAGTTCCCAAAGGTCAGAAATGGTCCGGTAATGTGGGTGTAGTAACAACTCTTTTAAAACCATTGGAATTTGATGTAGAAAACACGGTGGCAGCTGTTTGTGGCCCACCTATTATGATGAAATTTACTTCTTTGAGTTTGCTCGAAAAAGGAATAAAGCCTTCAAACCTGTATTTGTCAATGGAAAGCAAGATGTATTGTGGTGTTGGACTTTGCAGGCATTGTACCATTGAACATTATTTTGTTTGCAAAGATGGGCCTGTCTTTACCTATGACCAGTTTGAGAACCCGGAGGCGATCTGGGCATGA
- a CDS encoding 4Fe-4S dicluster domain-containing protein, which translates to MLCYPEELISYLLSTGKTVYAPFKHSGEYYFEILTEDNKQELFLGGFRPADPIKLLLFPARVELLDIPKLPEIIILGVNNCDLQAVGFLDKALLGEFPDPYYAEIRNKTLLIGIDCKEVKGSCHCILQGYEPYPESIYDLSISEVGGMFVLKSGSEKGEKLLEDFSKGHRILEDIPDIDRVIEKNRELVKRELEQLNSGWSISSHTEERKLEPLKEAVDSCIECGGCNFVCPTCYCFMLNDESRKSHFSKVRSWDACQLKGYARVAGGGNPRAELYERFNHRYACKFTYTVRQFGISACTGCGRCIEVCPASIDIRATARKLTIKK; encoded by the coding sequence ATGCTATGTTATCCGGAGGAACTTATAAGTTACTTACTCAGCACAGGGAAAACTGTATATGCGCCATTTAAGCACAGTGGAGAGTATTATTTTGAAATACTTACCGAAGATAATAAACAAGAGCTCTTTCTGGGTGGGTTCAGACCTGCTGATCCGATTAAATTATTACTGTTCCCTGCGAGAGTGGAACTTCTGGACATACCGAAACTTCCTGAAATCATTATTCTTGGAGTTAACAACTGCGACCTTCAAGCAGTAGGCTTCCTTGACAAGGCGCTGCTCGGGGAATTCCCCGACCCTTACTATGCCGAAATAAGGAATAAAACTCTTTTGATTGGTATCGACTGTAAAGAAGTTAAGGGAAGCTGTCACTGTATTTTGCAAGGCTATGAACCTTATCCGGAGAGTATTTATGACCTTTCAATCTCTGAAGTCGGTGGTATGTTTGTGCTTAAAAGCGGTTCTGAAAAAGGCGAGAAATTATTGGAAGATTTTTCGAAAGGCCATAGAATTTTGGAAGATATCCCGGATATTGACCGGGTAATAGAAAAGAATAGAGAACTTGTCAAAAGAGAGCTTGAGCAACTGAACAGTGGCTGGTCGATTTCTTCGCACACCGAGGAAAGAAAACTTGAACCTTTAAAAGAAGCTGTTGATTCCTGTATTGAATGTGGTGGCTGCAATTTTGTCTGCCCTACTTGCTATTGCTTTATGCTAAATGACGAAAGCAGGAAATCACATTTTTCAAAGGTGCGGTCCTGGGATGCATGTCAGCTCAAAGGCTATGCGCGTGTGGCAGGTGGTGGTAATCCTAGAGCGGAGTTATATGAGCGCTTTAACCATAGGTATGCCTGTAAATTCACATATACTGTTAGACAATTCGGTATCAGCGCCTGTACAGGATGTGGGCGTTGCATTGAAGTTTGCCCTGCAAGTATTGATATCAGGGCTACAGCCAGAAAGCTGACAATCAAAAAGTAG
- a CDS encoding transcription repressor NadR, whose amino-acid sequence MGNEERLLELLKNSRLPVTGNTLAEKLGVSRQMVVQYVATLRARGHRIFSSPKGYQMMKYTDHIQKLVAVKHSEEDIYKELHAIVKAGGKVVDVIVEHPIYGELRGILDIETEEDVVKFIGRLKTSNASPLLELSGGVHLHTLEAKDVVTMAKVIDAIKEYLI is encoded by the coding sequence ATGGGAAATGAAGAACGGCTGCTTGAATTGCTTAAAAATTCACGGTTGCCTGTAACCGGGAACACACTCGCTGAAAAATTGGGTGTTAGCAGGCAAATGGTGGTTCAATATGTCGCAACGCTCCGTGCCAGGGGACATAGAATATTTTCATCGCCTAAGGGATACCAGATGATGAAGTACACGGATCATATTCAAAAGCTTGTAGCCGTGAAACACTCAGAAGAGGATATCTATAAAGAACTCCATGCTATTGTTAAAGCCGGTGGCAAAGTTGTTGATGTAATTGTGGAACATCCTATTTATGGTGAGTTGAGGGGGATACTCGATATAGAAACAGAGGAAGATGTCGTGAAGTTCATAGGACGATTAAAAACTTCTAACGCCTCACCGTTACTCGAACTTTCTGGCGGTGTGCATCTTCACACGCTCGAGGCAAAAGACGTGGTGACGATGGCAAAAGTAATTGATGCTATAAAAGAATATTTAATATAA
- a CDS encoding TIGR00153 family protein, whose amino-acid sequence MLFLGKKEILIIELFKEHLDAVEKTIESLEKYISKMLDKDPEKVKESYDEVHKSETEADSIRRKVESEMYQGAFLPNFRGDLLGLVENFDRIANSAESISDQIYLQKMVIPKDLHAEILKQLELSLKTFRALRKAAEQMFEDLEKAGEFVIETEKLEHEEDIFERKLIEKIYSTELSLAEKMQLRELVTHIGNLADLSEDCSDRIEIVILKRRV is encoded by the coding sequence ATGCTATTTCTTGGGAAAAAAGAAATTCTCATTATTGAACTCTTCAAAGAACATCTAGATGCGGTGGAAAAAACCATTGAATCTCTTGAAAAATATATTTCAAAGATGCTGGACAAAGACCCTGAGAAGGTAAAAGAATCCTACGACGAAGTTCACAAGAGTGAGACTGAAGCAGACAGCATACGACGTAAGGTAGAATCAGAAATGTATCAGGGTGCTTTCTTACCTAATTTCAGGGGCGACCTTCTTGGACTGGTAGAAAATTTCGACCGAATCGCAAACAGTGCAGAAAGCATTTCTGATCAAATATATCTTCAAAAAATGGTGATCCCCAAAGACCTCCACGCGGAGATCCTAAAGCAGTTGGAGCTCTCATTAAAAACTTTTAGAGCTTTAAGGAAAGCAGCCGAGCAAATGTTTGAAGACCTCGAAAAAGCGGGAGAATTCGTAATTGAAACCGAAAAACTTGAACATGAAGAAGATATTTTTGAAAGAAAACTCATTGAAAAAATATATTCTACAGAGCTTTCTCTCGCTGAAAAAATGCAGTTGAGAGAGCTTGTAACGCATATCGGAAATCTTGCCGACCTTTCCGAGGACTGCTCCGACAGGATAGAAATCGTCATTTTGAAAAGAAGGGTTTGA